A single genomic interval of Alcaligenes sp. SDU_A2 harbors:
- a CDS encoding putative Na+/H+ antiporter, which translates to MATPLEIVATALFAIAIIHTFSVPVFARLANKGGSHEGLWHMLAEVEAVFGVWACVLVAYMAVFLDLDSAIQYLESRNFTEPMFVFAIMVVAASRPILEMVNKIVAVLARALPMSDKISTYLITMSVVPLAGSLITEPAAMTLAALLLRKEYFRHQGHAGFKYLTLGVLFVNISIGGVLTAYAAPPVLMVANTFGWDTAYMATHFGWRAVVAVFINAGLATFVCRKALLEMGQGVEDTRQAQKNVPLSVMLIHILFLVAIVLGAHHPIVFMALLMLFIGYAHAYKHYQNPLMVREGLMVGFFLAGLVVLGGLQKWWLQDLLGGLSPTVLFWGSTALTAITDNAALTYLGSLVEGTSDVWRYMLVAGAVTGGGLTVIANAPNPAGFSILKGNFPDGSISPARLLASAAIPTLVAATMFLLPV; encoded by the coding sequence ATGGCTACTCCACTCGAGATCGTTGCAACGGCGCTGTTTGCCATCGCAATCATCCACACCTTCTCCGTTCCTGTTTTTGCCCGCTTGGCCAATAAAGGCGGCAGCCACGAAGGACTGTGGCACATGCTGGCCGAAGTCGAGGCGGTATTCGGCGTCTGGGCCTGCGTGCTGGTGGCCTATATGGCCGTGTTCCTGGATCTGGATTCGGCCATTCAATACCTGGAAAGCCGCAATTTCACCGAACCTATGTTCGTGTTTGCCATCATGGTGGTCGCCGCCAGTCGACCCATCCTGGAGATGGTCAACAAGATCGTGGCAGTGCTGGCGCGTGCCTTGCCCATGTCGGACAAGATATCCACTTACCTGATCACCATGTCGGTGGTGCCCCTGGCCGGTTCGCTGATTACCGAACCGGCAGCCATGACGCTGGCGGCGTTGTTGCTGCGCAAGGAATACTTCCGACACCAGGGCCATGCCGGTTTCAAGTACCTGACGCTGGGCGTGTTGTTCGTGAATATTTCCATCGGCGGTGTCTTGACGGCCTATGCCGCACCGCCTGTCCTGATGGTAGCCAACACCTTTGGTTGGGACACCGCCTATATGGCCACGCATTTTGGCTGGCGCGCCGTGGTGGCGGTGTTTATCAATGCTGGTCTGGCCACCTTCGTGTGCCGTAAGGCCTTGCTGGAAATGGGGCAGGGCGTAGAAGATACCCGGCAGGCGCAAAAAAATGTGCCGTTGTCGGTCATGCTCATTCATATCCTGTTCCTGGTGGCGATTGTGCTGGGCGCGCACCATCCCATCGTGTTCATGGCCTTGCTGATGCTGTTTATCGGCTATGCCCATGCCTACAAGCACTACCAGAACCCGTTGATGGTGCGCGAAGGCCTGATGGTAGGTTTCTTTCTGGCCGGTCTGGTGGTGTTGGGCGGTTTGCAGAAGTGGTGGCTGCAGGATCTGTTGGGCGGCTTGTCGCCCACGGTGCTGTTCTGGGGCTCCACGGCCTTGACGGCGATTACCGATAATGCCGCCCTGACGTATCTGGGTTCGTTGGTGGAAGGCACCAGTGATGTCTGGCGTTATATGCTGGTGGCCGGTGCCGTGACCGGCGGCGGCCTGACAGTGATTGCCAACGCGCCCAATCCGGCCGGTTTTTCCATTCTGAAAGGCAATTTTCCGGATGGATCTATTTCTCCGGCACGCCTGCTGGCCAGCGCGGCCATTCCTACCCTGGTGGCGGCCACGATGTTCTTGTTGCCTGTCTAG
- a CDS encoding DUF502 domain-containing protein: protein MRPFKRYFVTGLLIWVPLVITIWVLTLLIDTLESVVPEFLSSQALFGLRIPGFRIVFVLLVLFGTGLLAANYLGRAVVDRWELLLGRIPLVRSIYNSVKQVSDTVLAPDGQAFREAVLVQYPRAGSWTIAFLTGAPGGEVARMLQGDFVSVYVPTTPNPTSGFFLMMPRGDVHKLDMTVDAALKYIVSMGVVAPAEPAALPVASGKPDGPDGAPPQAGA from the coding sequence ATGCGTCCTTTCAAGCGTTATTTCGTCACGGGCCTGCTGATCTGGGTTCCTCTGGTCATCACTATCTGGGTGTTGACCTTGCTGATTGATACGCTTGAAAGCGTCGTGCCGGAGTTTCTGTCTTCGCAGGCCTTGTTCGGCCTGCGCATTCCGGGATTCCGTATCGTATTTGTCTTGCTGGTGTTGTTCGGCACAGGCTTGTTGGCGGCCAATTATCTGGGCCGCGCGGTGGTGGATCGCTGGGAATTATTGCTGGGACGCATTCCTTTGGTGCGTTCGATTTATAATTCAGTCAAGCAAGTCAGCGACACGGTGCTGGCACCGGATGGCCAGGCGTTTCGCGAAGCCGTGCTGGTGCAGTATCCTCGGGCCGGCTCCTGGACCATCGCTTTTTTAACCGGTGCGCCGGGCGGCGAAGTGGCCCGGATGCTGCAGGGCGATTTTGTCAGTGTCTACGTTCCCACCACGCCTAACCCCACATCGGGCTTTTTTCTGATGATGCCGCGTGGGGACGTGCATAAGCTCGACATGACCGTGGACGCCGCGCTTAAATATATTGTTTCCATGGGCGTGGTGGCCCCTGCCGAACCGGCCGCCCTGCCCGTTGCTTCCGGCAAGCCGGACGGCCCCGATGGTGCGCCGCCGCAGGCCGGAGCCTGA
- a CDS encoding FmdB family zinc ribbon protein, whose translation MPIYSYKCSACHYEKDVLQKMSDPVLEVCPECGQSSFSKQVTAAGFQLKGSGWYVTDFRNQGGSKPSDSKPADSGSSSSSS comes from the coding sequence GTGCCTATTTATTCGTACAAATGCAGCGCGTGCCACTACGAAAAAGATGTGTTGCAGAAAATGTCGGACCCCGTTCTGGAGGTCTGTCCCGAGTGTGGTCAGTCGTCCTTTAGCAAACAGGTGACGGCGGCAGGATTCCAGCTCAAAGGCTCGGGCTGGTATGTAACCGATTTCCGTAATCAGGGCGGCAGCAAGCCGTCCGACAGCAAACCGGCCGATAGCGGTTCTTCCTCTAGCTCCAGTTGA